The Toxorhynchites rutilus septentrionalis strain SRP chromosome 3, ASM2978413v1, whole genome shotgun sequence genome includes a region encoding these proteins:
- the LOC129776197 gene encoding uncharacterized protein LOC129776197 isoform X3, translated as MKNPAFRIILTLVSLHHVTGSIQAVGKIGLNDNAFKTLPRNFWQEIPSPYTDLPDDDFDDESEETTTHDPYPFFDDTNMTANVTTQLGTDVYLHCRVNDLRERTVSWVRRKGDETHLITVGRHTYSSDSRYTLQYQLPNDWQLLIQYANERDEGHYECRISSHPPLVYLVYLIVVVPKVEIVDERGAATVDKFYKAGSTIELKCIISKVPQPTSYVTWKHGMRMLNYDTSRGGISRRGPISRIPPTIKKLYNLIFSEGMNSINHRLRICESRSTRTRRGRTFGLLVFE; from the exons ATGAAGAATCCAGCGTTTCGCATTATATTAACACTCGTATCGTTGCACCATGTCACCGGATCCATACAAG CAGTCGGCAAAATCGGGCTTAATGATAACGCATTCAAAACATTACCGAGGAACTTTTGGCAAGAAATACCCTCCCCCTACACGGACCTACCAGATGACGATTTTGACGACGAGTCGGAGGAAACCACCACCCACGATCCGTATCCGTTTTTCGACGATACGAACATGACGGCAAACGTTACCACACAGCTTGGCACCGACGTGTATTTGCATTGTCGCGTAAACGATTTAAGAGAACGAACG GTTTCCTGGGTGCGCCGGAAAGGTGACGAAACTCACCTAATTACAGTTGGCCGCCACACCTACAGCAGTGATTCCCGCTACACCTTGCAGTATCAATTGCCTAATGATTGGCAACTTCTGATACAGTATGCAAATGAGCGAGATGAGGGACACTACGAGTGCCGTATTTCTTCCCATCCCCCCTTGGTATACCTCGTTTATCTAATCGTTGTTG TGCCAAAAGTGGAGATCGTCGACGAACGAGGAGCAGCAACTGTGGATAAGTTTTACAAAGCCGGCAGTACCATCGAGCTCAAGTGTATCATCAGCAAAGTTCCACAACCAACCAGTTACGTGACGTGGAAGCACGGTATGAGGATGCTGAATTATGACACCAGTCGGGGCGGTATAAg CCGCCGCGGACCCATTTCCAGGATACCACCAACGATAAAGAAACTttataatttgatattttccgagGGAATGAATAGTATTAATCATCGCTTGAGAATTTGCGAGAGCCGGTCCACGAGAACGAGACGAGGGAGAACGTTCGGTCTGTTGgtatttgaataa